Within Vibrio campbellii CAIM 519 = NBRC 15631 = ATCC 25920, the genomic segment TGAATGTCACGCTTTGAGCGATCGTTCAGCATCAAGTAGCCTTTTAGCAATGGCAGTGTCGCGGCAACGTCATGTTGGTTGTGCGTCAACTCTAGACGGTAACCTCTCTCCACAACGGGCATAAGCTGTTGTGCCACTTCTTTAAGCAGTGCTTCGTAAGCCAGACGTGTGCTTTGGTCCAAGCGGCTAATGTTCAGTGGAAGTACTTCTTCATCTAGAGCTCGAGAGCCTTCTAGCCATGCACTGTACGAAGGTTGAATAGCGCGAGTGGCGTTTACGAGAAGCTGATTGAAGCTTGCTTCTTGTTCAACCTGACCGTTGTCATCAATACCAAGCAATTGGTTAATCACACGCAAGTTACTGTCTAGTGTGGTAACAAAGAAGTAGGTACCGCCAGCCAACAAGATCACGGACGCTAACATGGCCAAATGACTTTGACGTTGGATTAAGCGTAGATACGTTTTATTTTCACCCGCAAAGTCGCTCTCAGGTAAAATCTGAGAGTCAATTAGGAAGCGAGAGAAGTAAGGCGTTTCTGTCAACTGCGTGTGCTCTGAAGCAATGATCGGCAGATTAAAGTAATTGCTGCAGCTTTTTGCTAACAGGTTGTATTTACGACCACCTTGTAAGCTAGAGCAGAAGAAGATCTCACGAATGTCGAGCGAGTAAGCGCCGCTGTTCGCATCGCAAAGACGTTCAAGAACGTAACTGATTTCTGCTTGGCAAAGCTCGAACTGTTTCGGAAATGACAGAATTGCTTGCTTTTCATCGATGTCTGTCGAATTTGCAGAAGCGTCCAGAGCATTGCTTTCCAGTACTTTCACCAGATTACGGTAACCATCTCGGTAGTACTCAGTGATGACGCCTTTCGCTTCTTTAAGAGGAATAGAAAGGAACTCCACACGAGTTTTCAGAGAACTGAAATGTACGTACTCCTTGAAACCGTCCAACTTATCAAGCTTAGACATCATCAAATAAACTGGTAGTGCCGATGATGTTTTTTCGCTAATAGAACTTAGGCGCTGCAATAGTGCGGTAATGGTGTAATCTTTTTGCTCCGGTTCTGAGACGATCATGAACTCAAAGTCAGTAAAAAATAAACAGCCAGAAAACGGTTTTCTTGGACGGTGACGAATAACTTCATCAACAAACGTGTTCCACAATGAAGCATCGCTACTGGATACTTCTTGGAATACGAGGCGTTGGTCTGGTTTTACATAAACCGCACCGTCAGATTCATACCATTCAAAGAAATCGTTTTTTGCAGTGCGAGAACGATCCATTGGTTTAATTGCGCTTGAATTAAACAAAAATTGACGTCGGCCAGACCCCTTATTACCAATCATTAGGTAGATTGGTTTCTTGCCTGAATGAGAAAGAAGAGGGCGGATAACCATAGAAAGGGCTTCTTCCTCGGTTTCCAAACGTTGGGCTTTCGAGTTGTTCTTTTTCTTAAACCATAGTGACAACTGGAATATAAGATAAAATGCAGAAATGACGCCAAGGCCAATCCATAGATATAGCTTATCTGAATCTTCAAGTAAGAATAAATACACTGCTGCAAATATCGCGGCTAATAGCAAAGCCACTATGGTAGAAACCACAATCGGGTTTCTTAGTATTTTTTGTTTGAACATAAGCCTATAGTTTCTTTACTTGTATTGTTATTTATTGTCGTTTGTTGCAGTTTGCAACTGGTTAATCTTATATAGGTAGGTGTTCAGTAAAAGGAGGGAGCGTTCAATTTCCTTTTGCTGCGCATTCTTTTCTGCGTACTCAATCCGCCCAAGAAGTGGGAACAGCGAATTGCTGTATTCATACGCTTTCTTCGAGTCCTTGTCGGTGTTCTGTTTCGCTACGTTGGCAAATACCGTCCTAGCATAGGCAAAGCGTTTGTATATGACATCGAATTCATTTTCGAAACGAGAACGTTGGTCTAAAAAATTCTCTCGAAGTTGCTGAGCAGATGATGAATCCGGGTAGATCTCCGTCAATTCACTAGTAAGCTCATCAATGGTATTCACCTCGCTGACTTTTACAGGATCGATTGCCCAATCGGTCATTAATGTATCAAGGCGTTCGACCGTCGCAGAACGTAAAGCGATGCGGTGTTCTTTGTTCTCAACGCTCAATGAATCGACGATTGCTGCTAGCTGTTTTAGTGACGAGTGTTCAATGTCATCTTTCAGAGTCTGGTATTTGTGCTGCTTGTAAACAAAATGGGAAGCAAATGCAACGACAAGCAATCCAATAACAGAAAATACAACCGCGCGGCTGGACTTAGGCGCTTCTTTTACTTGCGGCTGAGGCGTCGGCTTGGTTTCTGTTTTTGGTGGTGGCGCAATATTGACTTGGATGCCACCTGGGTTCGATGGTGTTTCTGGCTTCGCTTGTTTGACTTCTAATGCTTTGGCTTCCTTTGCTTTTGTTTCTTTAATCTCTTCAATCCATTGGTTCAATATACGACGAATGCGACCGAATGATGGCGCTTTAATCCCATAATGTAGGCGCAGTTCTTCTTCGATGCGTAAACACAGTTGATGCGCCGCTTCAATAAGCGGGAGCTCTTCTAGTAAGGCTCGATGCTTTTTAATTCGCTTCTCAGTGTATTCGACCATCCACTCGATGGCACTGATACGTGCATTGGCCTTCGCGTGCTCTGGGTAGGCGGTGTACCAATACACAACACATAAGTCGAGCAGTGAGTTCAAGCCTTCCACCAAGCCTTTCAAGCCATCGTTGTGCGTAGCCGCCACGGTAAAATAGCAACTA encodes:
- a CDS encoding type VI secretion system ImpA family N-terminal domain-containing protein; this translates as MFFSDFARRPIDESNPSGSNPNGLDDFDEIKRQINNLNKVTGRVSWKTIQTLSKKILSTQGKDFRCSCYFTVAATHNDGLKGLVEGLNSLLDLCVVYWYTAYPEHAKANARISAIEWMVEYTEKRIKKHRALLEELPLIEAAHQLCLRIEEELRLHYGIKAPSFGRIRRILNQWIEEIKETKAKEAKALEVKQAKPETPSNPGGIQVNIAPPPKTETKPTPQPQVKEAPKSSRAVVFSVIGLLVVAFASHFVYKQHKYQTLKDDIEHSSLKQLAAIVDSLSVENKEHRIALRSATVERLDTLMTDWAIDPVKVSEVNTIDELTSELTEIYPDSSSAQQLRENFLDQRSRFENEFDVIYKRFAYARTVFANVAKQNTDKDSKKAYEYSNSLFPLLGRIEYAEKNAQQKEIERSLLLLNTYLYKINQLQTATNDNK